One segment of Gemmatimonadaceae bacterium DNA contains the following:
- a CDS encoding phosphoribosylaminoimidazolesuccinocarboxamide synthase produces the protein MPLLQSNLPLPLLRQGKVRDVYEAGPEQLLLVATDRVSAFDVVMREAVPHKGAVLTQLTAWWLRRLGDEVPHHMLTADADEIISAVPSLAPHRGAIAGRAMLSKRAEVFPIECVIRGYLAGSAWKEYRSHATLAGEPLPPALKESSKLEPPLFSPATKAETGHDENITRGRAAEIVGGERIAELERLTRLVYERGRAHAESRGIIIADTKLEFGEVDGRVILVDEVLTPDSSRFWPADRYEEGVAPPSLDKQPLRDHLEREKTAGRWNGDPPPPPLPTDVIDSMSRRYLDIFQRLTGAALPGTPG, from the coding sequence ATGCCTCTTCTTCAGTCAAATCTTCCTCTCCCGTTGCTGCGCCAGGGGAAGGTTCGCGACGTGTACGAGGCGGGGCCGGAGCAATTGCTCCTCGTCGCCACGGACAGGGTCAGCGCGTTCGACGTCGTCATGCGGGAGGCGGTGCCGCACAAGGGGGCGGTGCTCACGCAGCTCACGGCGTGGTGGCTCCGGCGTCTTGGAGACGAGGTTCCGCACCACATGCTCACGGCCGACGCCGACGAGATCATCTCGGCGGTCCCCTCGCTGGCGCCGCACAGGGGCGCGATCGCGGGCAGGGCGATGCTGTCGAAGCGGGCCGAGGTCTTTCCGATCGAGTGCGTGATCCGCGGCTACCTCGCCGGCTCCGCGTGGAAGGAATACCGCTCGCATGCGACTCTCGCCGGCGAGCCGCTGCCGCCGGCGCTCAAGGAGAGCTCGAAGCTGGAGCCGCCGCTGTTCAGCCCCGCTACCAAAGCCGAGACCGGGCACGACGAGAACATCACGCGCGGGCGCGCCGCGGAGATCGTGGGCGGCGAGCGCATCGCCGAGCTGGAGCGTCTCACCCGGCTCGTGTACGAGCGCGGCCGCGCGCACGCCGAGTCGCGCGGAATCATCATCGCCGACACCAAGCTCGAGTTCGGAGAGGTCGACGGGCGGGTTATATTAGTCGACGAGGTGCTCACCCCCGACAGCTCACGCTTCTGGCCCGCGGACCGATACGAGGAAGGCGTTGCGCCACCCAGTCTCGACAAGCAGCCGCTGCGCGATCATCTGGAGCGGGAGAAGACCGCCGGCCGCTGGAACGGCGATCCGCCGCCCCCTCCTCTTCCGACCGACGTCATTGATTCGATGAGCCGCCGATATCTCGACATATTCCAGCGCCTCACCGGCGCCGCGCTTCCGGGCACGCCCGGGTGA
- the purS gene encoding phosphoribosylformylglycinamidine synthase subunit PurS yields the protein MKHRVYRIAVHIVPRAGLLDPQGNTITGALHSLGFKHVRSVHVGRHVVIETEAPDALQAETAVQEMCEKLLANPVTEDFEITSAVPL from the coding sequence ATGAAGCACCGAGTCTACCGGATCGCCGTGCACATCGTCCCGCGGGCCGGGCTGTTGGATCCGCAGGGCAACACCATCACCGGCGCGCTCCACTCGCTCGGCTTCAAGCATGTGAGGTCGGTGCACGTCGGCCGGCACGTCGTCATCGAGACCGAGGCGCCCGACGCGCTGCAGGCGGAGACCGCGGTGCAGGAGATGTGCGAGAAGCTCCTGGCCAATCCGGTAACGGAGGACTTCGAGATCACGTCGGCGGTGCCGTTGTGA
- the purF gene encoding amidophosphoribosyltransferase, whose protein sequence is MCGVFGVRGHPGAASLTHLGLYSLQHRGQESAGIVAVGDDGTARTLRAMGLVSDKFSPESIASLTGSTAIGHTRYSTTGSSTIENAQPVLARFRDGHLALAHNGNLTNSSELRIELEDQGSIFASTMDSEVIVHRMARSRSSAPEEKLADALRGVEGAYSAVVLAGDTLLAARDPRGWRPLVMGRLNGAVIFASETCALDIVGATFEREIEAGEIVAVDGTGIRSSRPFPAVESRKCVFEFVYFARPDSRIFGGSVDRARRELGRQLAREAPAPGAELVFSVPDSSNSAALGYAEESGLRLELALIRNHYVGRTFLQPTQAGRDAKVKVKYNAVREVLDGKSVVMVDDSIVRGTTTRGLVAMVRGAGAREVHLRVSSPPITGPCYYGIDTPTREELIAANFTVEEIATKLGVDTLGYLSLDGMLRAVPKGPDGFCHACFSGDYPTAPPSDPVKLRLGR, encoded by the coding sequence ATGTGCGGCGTCTTCGGCGTGCGCGGACATCCCGGCGCGGCCTCGCTGACTCACCTCGGACTGTACTCGCTGCAGCACCGCGGGCAGGAGTCCGCCGGCATCGTCGCGGTGGGCGACGATGGAACCGCGCGGACTCTGCGCGCCATGGGGCTCGTGTCCGACAAGTTCAGCCCGGAGAGCATCGCGTCGCTCACCGGCTCGACCGCGATCGGCCACACGCGCTACAGCACCACGGGCTCGTCCACGATCGAGAACGCCCAGCCGGTGCTCGCGCGCTTTCGGGACGGGCACCTCGCGCTGGCCCACAACGGCAACCTCACCAACTCCAGTGAGCTCCGGATCGAGCTGGAGGACCAGGGCTCGATCTTCGCTTCCACGATGGACTCCGAGGTCATCGTGCACCGGATGGCGCGCTCGCGCTCTTCCGCGCCCGAAGAAAAGCTCGCGGACGCGTTGCGGGGAGTGGAAGGCGCCTACTCGGCCGTCGTGCTCGCCGGCGACACGCTGCTCGCGGCACGCGATCCGCGCGGCTGGCGGCCCCTGGTCATGGGCCGGCTCAATGGCGCGGTGATCTTCGCATCCGAGACCTGCGCGCTGGACATCGTGGGCGCAACGTTCGAGCGGGAGATCGAGGCCGGCGAGATCGTGGCGGTGGACGGCACCGGGATCCGGTCGTCGCGTCCCTTCCCCGCCGTCGAATCGCGCAAGTGCGTGTTCGAGTTCGTGTACTTCGCCAGGCCCGACAGCCGGATCTTCGGCGGCTCCGTGGACCGGGCCCGCCGCGAGCTTGGCCGACAGCTTGCCAGAGAAGCCCCCGCGCCGGGCGCCGAACTGGTGTTCAGCGTCCCGGATTCGTCCAACTCGGCCGCGCTCGGCTACGCGGAAGAATCGGGGCTGCGGCTCGAGCTGGCGCTGATACGGAATCACTACGTGGGCCGCACGTTCCTCCAGCCGACCCAGGCCGGCCGGGACGCGAAGGTGAAGGTGAAGTACAACGCCGTGCGCGAGGTGCTGGATGGAAAGAGCGTGGTTATGGTGGACGACTCGATCGTGCGGGGCACGACCACGCGCGGGCTCGTCGCAATGGTGCGCGGGGCCGGCGCGCGCGAGGTGCATCTGCGGGTGAGCTCCCCGCCGATCACGGGGCCGTGCTACTACGGGATCGACACGCCGACCCGCGAGGAGCTGATCGCGGCGAACTTCACGGTGGAGGAGATCGCGACGAAGCTCGGGGTTGATACGCTCGGCTATCTTTCGCTCGATGGAATGTTGCGGGCGGTACCGAAAGGACCGGATGGGTTCTGTCATGCGTGCTTTTCGGGCGATTATCCCACCGCGCCTCCTAGTGACCCCGTCAAGCTGAGGTTGGGGCGATGA
- the purQ gene encoding phosphoribosylformylglycinamidine synthase subunit PurQ — MKFGIVTFPGSNCDYDAYRAVVDQLGSEATYLWHKTEDLEGVDVVVLPGGFSYGDYLRAGAIARFSPIMQQVAAHARRGGPVLAICNGFQIACEAGLLPGALVRNTGMRFVSDAVHLRVENADTLFTSRYEQGAVLRIPIAHGEGRYVADATTIGRLEDNDRIVFRYCDPAGAVTGAANPNGSMRGIAGIVSDEGNVLGMMPHPERAVDPLLGPPDGLPLFESLLARVAV, encoded by the coding sequence ATGAAATTCGGGATCGTGACGTTCCCTGGGTCCAATTGCGACTACGACGCGTACCGGGCCGTGGTGGATCAGCTCGGCTCCGAGGCGACGTACCTCTGGCACAAGACGGAAGACCTCGAGGGAGTGGACGTCGTCGTGCTCCCGGGCGGATTCAGTTACGGCGATTATCTGCGCGCCGGGGCAATCGCGCGGTTCAGCCCGATCATGCAGCAGGTCGCGGCGCACGCGCGCCGCGGCGGGCCCGTGCTCGCCATCTGCAACGGATTCCAGATCGCGTGCGAGGCGGGACTGCTCCCGGGCGCGCTCGTGCGCAACACCGGAATGCGCTTCGTGTCGGACGCGGTGCACCTCCGGGTCGAGAACGCCGACACACTCTTCACCTCCCGGTACGAGCAGGGCGCGGTGCTGCGGATCCCCATAGCGCACGGCGAAGGCCGGTACGTCGCGGACGCTACGACGATCGGCAGGCTCGAGGACAACGACCGGATCGTATTCCGCTATTGCGACCCGGCCGGCGCCGTCACCGGCGCAGCCAATCCCAACGGCTCGATGCGCGGAATAGCCGGGATCGTGAGCGACGAGGGGAACGTGCTGGGAATGATGCCGCATCCCGAGCGCGCGGTGGATCCGCTGCTCGGACCGCCCGACGGGCTGCCGCTGTTCGAGTCGCTGCTCGCGAGGGTGGCCGTGTGA
- the purL gene encoding phosphoribosylformylglycinamidine synthase subunit PurL, which translates to MVAPRPGDPRITSALVAEHGLNDDEFQRLVRMLGREPTFTELGIISALWSEHCSYKHSRPLLKTLPTEGPQVLQGPGENAGVVSVGDGLAVAFKIESHNHPSAVEPYQGAATGVGGILRDVFTMGARPIAMLNSLRFGSLDNARVRYLFAGVVKGIGDYGNCVGIPTVAGEIVFDDAYETNPLVNAMCVGVMKESELITAKAEGIGNPIIAVGARTGRDGIHGASFASEDLSEASDAKRPRVQVGDPFTEKLLLEASLELIRSGHIVAIQDMGAAGLTSSSAEMAERGEVGVTIDVSKVPVREEGMTPYEILLSESQERMLVVAKRGHEDAVSEILTRWDLTAAVIGEVIAEPVYRVTEGDTVVAEFPGSRLVTDCPRYSPEARESDEIVRLRATDVASVPELPEEKDPVWTLDRVLSSPTIASKAWAYRQYDSTVRTNTVIGPGGDAAVLRLRGSNRAIAVKTDCNGRYVYLSPRNGARAAVCEAARNVACTGARPLAITNCLNFGNPKRPENFFQLSEAIAGIGEACRALDTPVTGGNVSLYNESPSGAVYPTPVIGMLGLIDDVAHVTPATWSVDDDVIVLLGEILGEPADGLGGSEYLARIHGIVAGTPPKCDPDLERDTIACLLECIRGGHVRSAHDCSDGGLGVALAECAIADRSALVGAEIDVSAWSGVALRELLYNEAQARIIITVPEASLGTIAKIAVKHRVAPVVLGRVRTGSGNLEIKHGGNRTVVAPLERLAAAYHDAIPAIMEASVESAAVLEQAAVTTV; encoded by the coding sequence ATGGTTGCTCCGCGCCCCGGCGACCCGCGCATCACTTCCGCGCTCGTCGCGGAGCACGGCCTCAACGACGACGAGTTCCAGCGGCTGGTCCGCATGCTCGGCCGCGAGCCCACGTTCACCGAGCTGGGGATAATCAGCGCGCTGTGGAGCGAGCACTGCTCGTACAAGCACTCGCGTCCGCTGCTCAAGACGCTCCCCACAGAAGGGCCCCAGGTTCTCCAGGGACCCGGGGAGAACGCGGGCGTGGTCTCGGTGGGTGACGGCCTCGCCGTCGCGTTCAAGATCGAATCGCACAACCACCCGTCGGCGGTCGAGCCCTACCAGGGCGCCGCCACCGGCGTGGGCGGAATTCTGCGCGACGTCTTCACGATGGGCGCGCGGCCGATCGCCATGCTCAACTCCCTGCGCTTCGGCTCGCTGGACAACGCGCGCGTCAGGTACCTGTTCGCCGGCGTCGTGAAAGGCATCGGCGACTACGGCAACTGCGTCGGAATCCCGACCGTCGCCGGCGAGATCGTGTTCGACGACGCGTACGAGACCAATCCGCTCGTCAACGCGATGTGCGTGGGCGTGATGAAGGAGAGCGAGCTGATCACCGCCAAGGCCGAGGGGATCGGCAACCCGATCATCGCGGTGGGAGCACGGACCGGCCGCGACGGCATTCACGGAGCGTCGTTCGCGTCGGAAGATCTGTCGGAGGCGAGCGACGCCAAGCGCCCGCGCGTCCAGGTCGGAGATCCGTTCACCGAGAAGCTACTGCTGGAGGCGAGCCTGGAGCTGATCCGGAGCGGACACATCGTCGCGATCCAGGACATGGGCGCGGCGGGTCTCACGTCGTCCTCGGCGGAGATGGCCGAGCGCGGCGAGGTGGGCGTCACGATCGACGTGAGCAAGGTGCCCGTGCGCGAGGAAGGAATGACGCCGTACGAGATCCTGTTGAGCGAGTCGCAGGAGCGCATGCTCGTCGTGGCGAAGCGCGGCCACGAGGACGCGGTCAGCGAGATTCTCACTCGCTGGGATCTCACGGCTGCCGTCATCGGCGAGGTGATCGCGGAGCCGGTGTACCGCGTGACGGAGGGCGACACCGTAGTCGCGGAGTTTCCGGGCTCGCGCCTGGTAACGGACTGCCCGCGCTACTCGCCGGAAGCGCGCGAGAGCGACGAGATCGTCCGGCTCCGGGCGACGGACGTTGCAAGCGTTCCCGAGCTGCCCGAGGAGAAGGACCCGGTCTGGACGCTCGACCGGGTGCTCTCGTCACCCACGATCGCCAGCAAGGCGTGGGCGTACCGGCAGTACGACTCCACCGTGCGCACCAACACGGTGATCGGCCCGGGCGGCGACGCCGCGGTGCTGCGGCTGCGCGGGTCGAACCGCGCGATCGCCGTGAAGACGGACTGCAACGGCCGGTACGTGTACCTCTCGCCGAGAAATGGCGCACGCGCCGCGGTGTGCGAGGCCGCGCGAAACGTGGCGTGCACCGGCGCGCGGCCGCTGGCGATCACCAACTGCCTCAACTTCGGCAACCCGAAGCGGCCGGAGAACTTCTTCCAGCTGAGCGAGGCGATCGCGGGAATCGGCGAGGCCTGCCGCGCCTTGGATACGCCCGTCACCGGCGGGAACGTGTCGCTGTACAACGAGAGCCCGTCCGGCGCGGTGTACCCCACGCCTGTGATCGGCATGCTCGGCCTCATCGACGACGTCGCGCACGTCACGCCGGCGACGTGGTCGGTGGACGACGACGTCATCGTTCTGCTGGGGGAGATCCTCGGCGAGCCGGCGGACGGTCTTGGCGGCAGCGAGTATCTCGCCCGAATTCATGGAATCGTCGCGGGCACTCCGCCGAAATGCGACCCTGACCTCGAGCGGGACACGATCGCATGCCTGCTCGAGTGCATTCGCGGCGGACACGTGCGCTCGGCGCACGACTGCAGCGACGGGGGGCTCGGAGTAGCGCTGGCGGAGTGCGCGATCGCGGATCGGTCCGCGTTGGTGGGCGCCGAAATCGATGTGTCTGCGTGGAGCGGCGTCGCATTGCGGGAGTTGCTGTACAACGAAGCGCAGGCGAGGATCATCATCACGGTGCCGGAAGCGTCGCTGGGCACGATAGCCAAGATCGCGGTAAAGCATCGGGTGGCGCCGGTCGTGCTCGGCCGGGTGCGGACCGGATCGGGGAACCTCGAGATCAAGCACGGTGGAAATCGCACGGTCGTAGCGCCGCTCGAGCGACTCGCGGCGGCGTACCACGACGCGATCCCCGCGATCATGGAAGCCAGCGTCGAGAGCGCCGCCGTGCTGGAACAGGCCGCCGTGACGACGGTCTAG
- a CDS encoding phosphatidylserine decarboxylase family protein, whose protein sequence is MSFAREGLAFIGIASALAATAYAFALARRSWTLWLLAFALTVVALWVAFFFRDPERTGERGESIVVSPADGKIVMITEVDEPAFIGGKAIRISVFMNVFNVHVNRYPVDGTVRYVHYNPGRFLNAATEKSSLENEQMSVGLETKSGRILVRQIAGLIARRIVTYSKEGQVVKQGERLGIIRFGSRVDVFIPPDSRVRVATGETSNAGVTVLADLPAR, encoded by the coding sequence GTGAGCTTCGCCCGCGAGGGGCTCGCCTTCATCGGGATCGCTTCCGCGCTGGCCGCGACGGCATACGCGTTCGCGCTGGCGCGCAGGTCCTGGACGCTGTGGCTGCTGGCGTTCGCGCTCACGGTGGTCGCGCTCTGGGTCGCGTTCTTCTTCCGGGATCCCGAGCGTACCGGAGAGCGCGGGGAGAGCATCGTGGTCTCCCCCGCCGACGGCAAGATCGTGATGATCACGGAAGTGGACGAGCCGGCGTTCATCGGCGGCAAGGCGATCCGGATCTCCGTCTTCATGAACGTCTTCAACGTGCACGTGAACCGGTACCCGGTGGACGGGACCGTGCGCTACGTCCACTACAATCCCGGCAGATTCCTGAACGCCGCCACCGAGAAGTCGAGCCTCGAGAACGAGCAGATGTCCGTCGGGCTCGAGACGAAGAGCGGCCGCATACTCGTGCGGCAGATCGCCGGCCTCATCGCGCGGCGGATCGTGACCTACAGCAAGGAAGGCCAGGTCGTGAAGCAGGGCGAGCGCCTGGGGATCATCCGCTTCGGCTCGCGCGTGGACGTGTTCATTCCGCCCGATTCCAGGGTTCGCGTCGCGACCGGTGAGACGAGCAACGCCGGCGTGACTGTGCTCGCGGACCTCCCCGCCCGATGA
- the pssA gene encoding CDP-diacylglycerol--serine O-phosphatidyltransferase, with amino-acid sequence MTDGEVRAQRRVRRAVVVLPNGFTLVNLFFGIFAIVAASRGEFSTAGLYVVFGGIADALDGRVARATRTGSRFGSELDSLVDAISFGLAPALIMYFAVLNRDGWDWIFVFLYTACAVIRLARFNVEQAGRAKKYFHGLPSPAAGVTLATYYWFSQTDLYGNTMIGDLPWEMVLRYLMLMLAFLMISNVSYPAVPTVGYRKPGEIIGSLVVASTFFGVLFLPREFFFPALLLYVLYGLVKTVVYGLMDRRPSGDAPVISDEDDDTEEPQTRELLEPDLLAAQRKRRRRRRHGRGGQPDPRPFSSGPE; translated from the coding sequence ATGACGGACGGCGAAGTCCGGGCGCAGCGCCGCGTCCGGCGCGCGGTGGTCGTGCTGCCGAACGGCTTCACGCTGGTCAACCTGTTCTTCGGGATCTTCGCCATCGTCGCGGCGTCGCGCGGGGAGTTCAGCACGGCGGGACTGTACGTCGTGTTCGGCGGGATCGCGGACGCGCTCGACGGCCGCGTCGCGCGCGCGACGAGAACGGGCTCGCGCTTCGGCTCGGAGCTCGACTCGCTGGTGGACGCCATCTCGTTCGGGCTCGCCCCGGCGCTGATCATGTACTTCGCGGTGCTGAACCGCGACGGCTGGGACTGGATCTTCGTGTTCCTGTACACGGCGTGCGCGGTGATCCGCTTGGCGCGGTTCAACGTCGAGCAGGCCGGCCGCGCCAAGAAGTACTTCCACGGACTGCCGAGCCCGGCCGCGGGCGTCACGCTCGCGACGTACTACTGGTTCAGCCAGACCGACCTCTACGGCAACACCATGATCGGGGACCTGCCGTGGGAGATGGTGCTGCGCTACCTGATGCTCATGCTCGCGTTCCTGATGATCAGCAACGTCTCCTACCCCGCCGTCCCCACCGTGGGCTACCGGAAGCCGGGTGAGATCATCGGATCGCTGGTGGTCGCCTCCACTTTCTTCGGCGTGCTGTTTCTGCCGAGGGAATTTTTCTTCCCCGCGCTGCTTCTCTACGTGCTGTACGGCCTGGTGAAGACGGTCGTGTACGGGCTGATGGACCGGCGGCCGAGCGGCGATGCCCCCGTCATCAGCGACGAGGACGACGACACGGAAGAGCCGCAAACCCGTGAGCTGCTGGAGCCGGATCTGCTTGCGGCGCAGCGGAAGCGCCGCCGGCGGCGCCGGCACGGGCGCGGCGGTCAGCCGGACCCGCGACCCTTCTCCTCGGGGCCCGAATGA
- the ppdK gene encoding pyruvate, phosphate dikinase codes for MPQSVFFFGDGKAEGTRDMKPVLGGKGANLAEMTNLGAPVPPGFTIAASECVAFLRDGKYGDKLRAEVEGNLARLEKCTGKKLGDPKNPLLVSVRSGAAVSMPGMMETILNLGLNDRTVVGLERASRNSRFAYDSYRRFIQMYSDVVLGVSSQKFEQVLAAKKLTEGVEDDTGLGEDALRNLVEEYKQLVKRATGAPFPTDPVVQLWGAIEAVWRSWMLKKARDYRKVNRISEDLGTAVNIVSMVFGNLGEDSGTGVAFTRDPSTGERKFYGEFLVNAQGEDVVAGTRTPLAIEQMADRLPGAYKELLEVQDRLERHYKDMQDLEFTVERGKLYLLQTRGGKRTAAAAVRIASEMVTEGLINKTEAVARVPAAELDQLLHPIIDPSVHAKPIAVGLPASPGAASGIAVFDPDSAEDRHAAGEAVILVREETTPEDFHGIVAARAVLTSRGGMTSHAAVVARGMGKCAIVGCRDIEVDLDHRRFSVNGLEVEEGDWLTLDGGTGRVFAGNLPTVPSEIVRVTNGTLRPADAPLYQSYHQLLGWADEVRRLKVRANADTPKDARTARGFGAEGIGLCRTEHMFFEGDRIQVMREMIVARDEAGRRRALAKLLPMQRADFEGIFEAMHGYPVTIRLLDPPLHEFLPHGGEESKLLARTLRIPRAELSRIIEDLRETNPMLGHRGCRLGITFPEITEMQGRAIFEAAVRASRRGIDVRPEIMIPLVSTAKEFEHQRAILESAAAQVLGAMGERVEYLIGTMIELPRAALTAGDIAQGAEFFSFGTNDLTQTTYGLSRDDAGRFLPSYVEAGIFPEDPFQVLDPDGVGRLIRIAVEEGRATRPKIKLGICGEHGGEPRSVALCHRMGLDYVSCSPYRVPIARLAAAHAALADVKA; via the coding sequence GTGCCGCAGTCAGTCTTTTTCTTCGGCGACGGCAAGGCGGAAGGCACCAGGGACATGAAACCCGTCCTCGGCGGCAAGGGTGCCAACCTCGCCGAGATGACCAACCTCGGCGCTCCCGTCCCTCCCGGGTTCACGATCGCAGCGTCCGAGTGCGTCGCTTTCCTGCGCGACGGCAAGTACGGCGACAAGCTGCGCGCCGAGGTCGAGGGGAATCTCGCGCGGCTGGAGAAGTGCACGGGCAAGAAGCTCGGCGATCCGAAGAACCCGCTGCTCGTGAGCGTTCGCTCCGGCGCCGCGGTGTCGATGCCGGGAATGATGGAGACGATCCTCAACCTCGGGCTCAACGACCGCACCGTAGTGGGACTGGAGCGCGCCAGCCGGAACTCGCGCTTCGCGTACGACTCGTACCGCCGCTTCATCCAGATGTACTCGGACGTCGTGCTCGGCGTGTCGAGCCAGAAGTTCGAGCAGGTGTTGGCGGCGAAGAAGCTGACCGAGGGAGTCGAGGACGACACCGGGCTCGGCGAGGATGCGCTGCGCAATCTCGTGGAGGAGTACAAGCAGCTGGTGAAGCGCGCCACCGGCGCGCCCTTCCCCACCGATCCGGTCGTGCAGCTGTGGGGCGCCATCGAAGCCGTGTGGCGGTCGTGGATGCTCAAGAAGGCGCGTGACTACCGCAAGGTGAATCGCATCTCCGAAGACCTCGGCACCGCGGTCAATATCGTGTCCATGGTGTTCGGCAACCTCGGCGAAGATTCCGGAACCGGCGTGGCGTTCACGCGTGACCCTTCGACGGGCGAGCGGAAGTTCTACGGCGAGTTCCTGGTCAACGCGCAGGGCGAGGATGTCGTCGCGGGCACGCGCACGCCGCTCGCGATCGAGCAGATGGCCGACCGGCTGCCGGGAGCGTATAAGGAGCTGCTGGAGGTGCAGGACCGGCTCGAGCGGCACTACAAGGACATGCAGGACCTCGAGTTCACCGTCGAGCGCGGGAAGCTGTACCTGCTCCAGACGCGCGGCGGGAAGCGCACCGCGGCAGCCGCGGTGCGGATCGCGAGCGAGATGGTCACCGAGGGGCTGATCAACAAGACCGAAGCGGTGGCGCGGGTGCCTGCCGCGGAGCTGGATCAGCTGCTGCACCCGATCATCGATCCTTCCGTGCACGCCAAGCCGATCGCCGTCGGTCTCCCCGCGAGCCCGGGCGCCGCGTCTGGTATCGCCGTGTTCGATCCTGACAGCGCGGAGGATCGTCACGCGGCCGGCGAAGCCGTCATCCTCGTGCGAGAGGAGACGACGCCGGAGGACTTTCATGGAATAGTCGCCGCGCGGGCGGTGCTCACCTCGCGCGGCGGCATGACGAGCCACGCCGCCGTCGTCGCGCGGGGGATGGGCAAGTGCGCCATCGTCGGGTGCAGGGACATCGAGGTCGATCTCGACCACCGCCGCTTCTCGGTCAACGGGCTTGAGGTGGAAGAAGGCGACTGGCTGACGCTCGACGGCGGGACCGGCCGCGTGTTCGCCGGGAACCTGCCGACCGTCCCCAGCGAGATCGTGCGTGTGACCAACGGCACGCTGCGTCCCGCCGACGCGCCGCTGTACCAGTCGTACCACCAGCTCCTCGGCTGGGCGGACGAGGTGCGGCGACTCAAGGTAAGAGCCAACGCGGACACGCCGAAGGACGCGCGCACCGCGCGCGGCTTCGGCGCGGAAGGGATCGGACTGTGCCGCACCGAGCACATGTTCTTCGAGGGCGACCGCATTCAGGTGATGCGCGAGATGATCGTCGCGCGCGACGAGGCCGGACGGAGGCGCGCGCTGGCGAAGCTGCTCCCGATGCAGCGCGCCGACTTCGAGGGGATCTTCGAGGCGATGCACGGGTACCCGGTGACGATCCGCCTGCTCGATCCTCCGCTGCACGAGTTCCTGCCGCACGGGGGCGAGGAGAGCAAGCTGCTCGCGCGCACGCTCAGAATCCCGCGCGCGGAGCTGTCGCGGATCATCGAGGACCTGCGCGAGACCAACCCGATGCTGGGGCATCGCGGCTGCCGGCTCGGGATCACCTTCCCCGAGATCACCGAGATGCAGGGGCGCGCGATCTTCGAGGCGGCGGTGCGCGCTTCGCGCCGCGGGATCGACGTGCGGCCGGAGATCATGATCCCGCTGGTGTCGACCGCGAAAGAGTTCGAGCACCAGCGCGCCATTCTGGAATCGGCGGCGGCGCAGGTGCTCGGCGCCATGGGCGAGCGCGTGGAGTATCTGATCGGAACCATGATCGAGCTGCCGCGGGCGGCGCTCACGGCCGGCGACATCGCGCAAGGCGCCGAGTTCTTCTCGTTCGGCACCAACGATCTGACGCAGACCACGTACGGGCTGAGCCGGGACGACGCGGGGCGGTTCCTCCCGTCGTACGTCGAGGCAGGGATCTTTCCCGAGGATCCGTTCCAGGTGCTGGATCCCGATGGCGTCGGCCGGCTGATACGGATTGCAGTGGAGGAAGGGCGCGCGACGCGGCCGAAGATCAAGCTCGGCATTTGCGGAGAGCACGGCGGCGAGCCGCGGTCGGTGGCGCTCTGTCACCGGATGGGGCTCGACTACGTGTCCTGCTCGCCGTACCGCGTGCCGATCGCGCGGCTGGCGGCGGCCCACGCCGCGCTCGCGGATGTGAAGGCGTGA